One Mugil cephalus isolate CIBA_MC_2020 chromosome 12, CIBA_Mcephalus_1.1, whole genome shotgun sequence DNA segment encodes these proteins:
- the clasp1a gene encoding CLIP-associating protein 1a isoform X32, which produces MTAGEDKNFEDEDSVDGGRSSSSSSSKAPPSGRRTVVSSVRRPSSATTTKPTAKEAAAGAVDEEDFIKAFEDVPSVQFYSNKELEEQLSKIREVLSDDKHDWEHRVVALKKIRSLLLAGATEYEGFPQQLRLLEAPLKLSAKDLRSQVVREACITLGYLSSLLRNKFDHGAESIMPTLLNLVPNSAKIMATSGMAAIRLILRHTHYPRLIPIITSNCTSKSVAVRRRCYEFLDLMLQEWHTNTLERHVAVLTETIKKGIHDADSEARSIARKCYWGFHGHYSREAEHLFQALESTYQKALQSHLKSSDSIVSLPQSDRSSSSSQESLNRPFTVKSVIGGSITRSKLVGSRVSTTPGSLQRSRSDIDVNAASSAKSRLSTVPASSPFSSASALPPGSYASLDGTPGKSDGRVRTRRQSSGSVGGASASVVDSRGRSRAKVVSQSQRSRSANPISAGSRSSSPGKLLGHSSYGRIPRTAASASTTPADKRSRIPRSQGCSRETSPSRLGLARLCGKALLPAALPYRTLARSRIPRPSMSQGCSRDTSRESSRDTSPARGFTPLASRRHSRSTSALSTADPHGQSDRYGLIHQARISASVNAMRVLNTGTEVEAAVADALLLGDSRNKRKPLRRRYESPGMYSDDDANSDASSACSERSYGSRNGGIPHYLRQTEDVAEVLNHCASSNWSERKEGLLGLQNLLKSQRILSRVELKRLCEIFTRMFADPHSKRVFSMFLETLVDFVTVHREDLQDWLFVLLTQLLKKMGADLLGSVQAKVQKALDVTRESFPFDQQFNILMRFIVDQTQTPNLKVKVAILKYIESLARQMDPTDFVNSSETRLAVSRIITWTTEPKSSDVRKTLHNWVSEELAGRSSTAALLSTEGNQEERCKQAAQVVLIALFELNTPEFTMLLGALPKTFQDGATKLLHNHLKNSSNTSSSVGSPSNTIGRTPPRHTPSRTSPLTSPTNCSHGGLSPSRLWGWGVDGLSKQPAPAPPPPPPPHSTPAAPSLRVLRRAYSPSMMEYDTENMNSEEIYSSLRGVTEAIQSFSYRSQEDLNEPIRREGKRDDAAGREGVASSPGSDARLGLDMVEGGRTALDNKTSLLNTPSPRSFSGPRTREFAPYGYGETICTYDKSALKEAVFDDDVEQFRDCRRQESGENKMTLPKVFAPAIGQDHSDLVADLLKELSNHNERSEERKGALVELLKITREDSRAVWDEHFKTILLLLLETLGDKDHTIRAMALRVLKEILRNQPARFKNYAELTIMKTLEAHKDCHKEVLRAAEEAASTLAGSIHPEQCIKVLCPIVQTADYPINLAAIKMQTKVIERIAKDSLLQLLPDIIPGLLQGYDNTESSVRKASVFCLVAIYSVIGEDLKPHLAQLTGSKMKLLNLYIKRAQTTNSNSSSSSDVSSHS; this is translated from the exons ATAAGAACTTTGAGGATGAGGACTCTGTGGATGGAGgccggtcctcctcctcctcgtcctccaagGCTCCCCCCAGTGGCAGGAGGACCGTAGTGAGCTCCGTTAGAAGACCCAGCTCCGCCACCACCACAAAGCCCACAG cTAAAGAGGCAGCTGCTGGGGCTGTAGATGAGGAGGATTTCATCAAAGCCTTTGAAGATGTGCCCTCAGTCCAG TTCTACTCtaacaaagagctggaggagcagctgtccAAGATAAGAGAGGTGCTGTCTGACGACAAACATGACTGGGAGCATCGAGTGGTAGCG CTGAAGAAGATCCGTTCACTCCTGTTGGCGGGAGCTACTGAGTATGAGGGTTTCCCTCAGCAGTTGCGACTTCTGGAGGCTCCTCTCAAGCTGTCAGCTAAAGACCTGCGCTCCCAGGTGGTTCGTGAGGCCTGCATCACATTAGG ATATTTGTCATCGCTGCTCCGTAACAAGTTCGACCATGGAGCGGAGAGTATCATGCCCACGCTGCTGAACCTCGTGCCCAACAGTGCCAAAATCATGGCCACGTCCGGGATGGCTGCCATTCGCCTCATCCTCAGG CACACACACTATCCACGTCTGATCCCCATTATTACCAGTAACTGTACCTCCAAATCAGTTGCAGTCAGAAG ACGCTGTTATGAGTTCCTCGACCTCATGCTGCAGGAGTGGCACACTAACACCTTGGAAAG ACATGTGGCTGTTCTGACCGAGACCATCAAGAAAGGCATACATGATGCAGACTCTGAAGCTAGATCCATTGCAAGAAA GTGCTACTGGGGTTTCCATGGTCACTACAGCCGTGAGGCAGAGCATTTGTTCCAGGCCCTCGAGTCCACTTATCAGAAGGCCCTCCAGTCCCACCTGAAGAGCTCCGACAGCATCGTGTCTCTGCCCCAGTCCGACCGTTCCTCGTCGTCTTCACAAGAGAGTCTTAA cCGCCCATTTACTGTGAAAAGTGTCATTGGAGGGAGCATAACAAGGA GTAAACTGGTGGGGTCCAGGGTGTCCACTACACCAGGCTCCCTCCAGCGTTCCCGTAGTGACATCGACGTAAACGCTGCCTCCAGCGCCAAATCCCGTCTGTCCACCGTCCCCGCCTCCTCTCCCTTCAGCTCTGCGTCCGCCCTTCCCCCGGGATCCTACGCCTCACTGG ATGGCACTCCTGGTAAAAGCGATG GTCGCGTTCGCACGAGGAGACAGAGCTCGGGCAGCGTGGGGGGAGCCAGTGCGTCAGTAGTGGACAGCAGGGGGCGAAGCCGGGCCAAAGTGGTCTCCCAGTCCCAGC GATCCAGATCAGCCAATCCCATCAGTG CTGGCAGTCGCTCCAGCTCCCCAGGCAAGctgcttggtcacagcagctatGGCCGGATCCCTCGGACCGCAGCGTCAGCCTCCACTACACCAGCAGACAAGCGCAGCAGGATCCCTCGGAGCCAGGGCTGCAGTCGAGAGACCAGCCCCAGCCGACTGGGCCTTG CCAGGCTGTGTGGTAAAGCTCTTCTCCCTGCTGCTCTCCCCTACCGCACGCTAGCCCGGAGCCGTATTCCCCGCCCCAGCATGAGTCAGGGTTGCAGTCGCGACACCAGTCGCGAGAGCAGCCGTGACACCAGCCCCGCTCGGGGCTTCACTCCTCTGG CCTCCCGACGTCACTCCCGTTCAACCAGTGCTCTCTCCACAGCCGACCCCCACGGCCAGTCAG ACCGCTATGGTTTGATACACCAAGCAAGAATTTCTGCATCAGTTAACGCCATGAGGGTCCTAAACACCGGCACCGAGGTGGAAGCAGCAGTTGCTGACGCACTG CTATTAGGAGACTCCAGGAATAAG AGGAAGCCGCTGAGGAGACGGTACGAATCGCCGGGCATGTACTCCGATGACGATGCCAACAGTGATGCGTCTAGCGCCTGCTCGGAGCGCTCGTACGGCTCACGAAACGGAGGCATCCCCCATTACCTGCGCCAGACGGAGGATGTGGCAGAGGTCCTGAACCACTGCGCCAGCTCTAACTGgtcagagaggaaggagggccTACTGGGCCTGCAGAACCTCCTGAAGAGCCAAAGAATTCTGAG TCGAGTTGAGCTCAAGAGACTTTGTGAGATCTTCACAAGGATGTTTGCAGATCCACACAGCAAG AGA GTGTTCAGCATGTTTCTGGAGACTCTTGTGGACTTCGTCACAGTACACAGGGAGGACCTGCAGGACTGGCTTTTTGTCCTGCTCACCCAGCTGCTGAAGAAGATGGGGGCAGACCTGCTCGGCTCAGTCCAGGCCAAAGTTCAGAAGGCACTGGATGTCACAAG ggAGTCCTTCCCATTCGACCAACAGTTCAACATTTTGATGAGGTTTATAGTGGATCAGACTCAGACACCAAACCTCAAG GTTAAGGTGGCCATTTTGAAGTACATAGAGTCCCTCGCTCGGCAGATGGACCCAACAGACTTTGTCAACTCGAGCGAGACGAGGCTGGCAGTGTCTCGAATTATTACTTGGACCACTGAACCCAAAAGTTCAGATGTCAGGAAG ACCCTTCATAACTGGGTGAGCGAGGAGCTAGCTGGCAGGTCCAGTACTGCAGCCTTACTGTCCACTGAGGGCAACCAGGAAGAAAGGTGTAAGCAG GCCGCCCAGGTGGTGCTGATCGCCTTGTTTGAGCTCAACACCCCAGAGTTTACCATGCTGCTGGGAGCTCTGCCCAAAACCTTCCAGGATGGAGCCACCAAACTGCTGCACAACCACCTGAAGAACTCGAGCAATACCAGCAGCAGTGtg GGTTCTCCCAGTAACACCATAGGACGGACGCCACCGCGCCACACCCCCAGCAGAACCAGCCCCCTCACCTCGCCAACAAACTGCTCCCATGGAGGACTTTCCCCAAG TCGGTTGTGGGGTTGGGGTGTCGACGGGCTGTCAAAGCAACCTGCccctgcccctcctcctcctcctccgcctcacTCCACCCCTGCTGCCCCCTCCTTAAGGGTCCTGCGCAGAGCATATTCACCCAG CATGATGGAAtatgacacagaaaacatgaactCGGAAGAGATCTACAGCTCACTCCGCGGCGTCACAGAAGCCATTCAGAGCTTCAGCTACCGGAGTCAGGAGGACCTGAATGAGCCAATCAGGCGGGAAGGCAAGAGGGACGATGCA GCTGGGCGAGAAGGAGTCGCATCCTCTCCTGGTTCTGATGCCCGCTTGGGCTTGGACATGGTGGAAGGGGGCCGCACCGCTTTGGACAACAAGACGTCACTACTTAACACCCCATCGCCTCGCTCCTTCTCAGGACCACGGACCCGTGAGTTTGCCCCTTACGGTTACGGAGAAACCATCTGCACCTATGACAAGAGCGCCCTGAAGGAGGCCGTCTTTGACGACGATGTGGAGCAGTTTCGCGACT gCCGACGTCAGGAAAGTGGTGAAAACAAGATGACACTCCCCAAGGTCTTTGCTCCTG CGATCGGTCAGGACCACTCAGACCTGGTAGCCGACCTGCTGAAAGAGCTGTCCAATCACAACGAGCGCTCTGAGGAGCGGAAAGGCGCCctggtggagctgctgaagatCACGCGAGAAGACAGCAGGGCTGTGTGGGACGAACACTTCAAaaccatcctcctccttctgctggAGACGCTGGGTGATAAAGAT CACACCATCCGAGCCATGGCCCTGCGTGTGCTGAAAGAAATACTGAGGAACCAACCGGCCCGCTTCAAAAACTATGCTGAGCTCACCATCATGAAGACACTGGAGGCTCATAAAGACTGTCACAAGGAG GTGCTGCGTGCGGCCGAGGAGGCAGCATCCACCCTGGCCGGATCCATCCACCCCGAGCAATGCATCAAGGTGCTGTGCCCGATTGTGCAGACGGCCGACTACCCCATCAACCTGGCTGCCATTAAGATGCAAACCAAAGTCATTGAACGCATCGCCAAGGACTCATTACTGCAGCTGCTGCCGGACATCATTCCCGGACTCCTGCAG GGCTATGACAACACAGAGAGCAGCGTTCGCAAGGCCAGCGTGTTCTGTCTGGTGGCTATCTACTCGGTGATTGGCGAGGACCTCAAACCCCACCTGGCACAGCTCACGGGCAGCAAG atgaaGTTACTGAACCTGTACATCAAGCGCGCCCAAACCACCAACAGCAATAGCAGCAGTTCCTCGGACGTCTCCTCTCACAGTTAA